CATCGAACCTTTTCATCCTTAGGAAAGAGGGGATCTTTCTCAAAAGGCTTTTGGGGCTTTAGATGGGGTTCAAAATGCACCAGACGAACAGTCTTGTCAGATTCCAGGTATCGTGTAAGCCAGTTAGACACATCGTCCCCACAGTCTCTGCCCTCAACGTCTCTACTAAAGACTCTAGATATACGCAAAATaagcaaattaatttttatattacaccACAAAATATCATACCAAGTGGAACGTACTTTAAAGCAGGTCAGCACAGGCACACTTTTCCAACAATATGAGTTGATTAAATTATAAAGCAATATATATgtaattcaaaacaaaaaatatctgGACACTTTCTGGTTAGTGGAACATGTTTATAGGTGATGAACTCTGATTTGACCCCTGTTTGTACctgaaaataaatgacttcATAAGAGCACTGTTAAAAACTACATACTAAAGAACATTGTTCTGATAATTAACTGAAATTGAAATTATGCTCTGCTTAAGAACCTGCATGCTCAAAGTGTCACCCTTGTGACAgtcttatttcatttttgtatttttggaggtgtaaagattttttttgtctgttttaattaacaatatttttttgtttttcttttgacgtgcatgcttttgttttgtttttgcttttgctgAAATAATTACTTGAAACAAGTCCAATTCAAAGTACTAAAAGTACTACAATtagaattgtaataaaaaaaaaattaaaataaatatatgaaaaaaaccctactaaacatgacaaaagcacatagaataaaaatagtaaaacattaaatgaaaatgttaaataaaaactgattcaagacatgaataaatactataacaatacataaataataataataataaaacatatcaaTAATATAtgtgcaccacaaaaccagtcataagtagcatgggtatatttgtagcaatagccaacaatatattgtatgggtcaaaattgccgatttttcttttatatcaaaaatctttaggatattacgtaaagatcatgttccatgaagatattctgtaaaaCTCCTACtgtaagtatatcaaaacttaatttctgattagtaatatgcattgctaagacaaTGCATTgcttttggacaactttaaaggcgaattttgtcaatattatgcaccctcagattccagattatcaaatagttgtattttagCCAAATATcatcccatcctaacaaaccatcagtggaaagcttatttattcagcttttatatgatgtataaatctcaatttctaaaaattgacccttatgactggttttgtggtccagggtcacataaaatataaagcCAGTTACACTACActtgacaaaagcacataaaaaatgctaaaacataaaatgaaatctgaaaatatctaataaaagctcttttaaaacataaatgctGTAATACAATATACATAACAATATACAACtaatacagaaatataaataataataataaaacactgttttttacATCCACTACAATCACAATGACGCCAATTCAAGCTACTCTGCAATGAATTTCATAcatattactgtaaatataaatacttacAAGGCCACTTTTACCTAAAACGTAACTAACGTTACCTGCAGGGCACAACTGGATTATTGGGCTGGTTAAGAGGAACCCTTAATTCCTCCATCTCGGGTCCATTGAGACACAGCTGTCCACCTTCACAGCTCAATGTCACCAAAACCAGACGAGGCTGCTGTCTGCCCGTCACCATGTGTCCGTCCTCCGTGATGACCAGCCAGTGActgcaacaaacaaacactctcTGTATAACTAACACTAACGTTAGCTAACAAGAACAGCTGTCCATATTATTCTGTAATGTACATACTACGACATCATGGCGCGAATTATGGACGTTTGAGGTAAATAAGCTTTAAATCCCTCCAAAGCATCTCAGAACTAAGACAGTATgctatttgtatttttcaaaagtttatgtaGCAGCGATAGCCTGCTCGAGCGCTGTCCGTTAGCATCAGACTGTGAACCGTCATAATATGTCAAATGCTCGAGACGGAATTCAAAATAGCAGACCTCATCTAATTCGCACAGTAATTTTACCGAGGTATGTTTAAAGAAATCGTATGACTGAACAGCAAATATGCCTACTTTCACCAAAAACTCACCGATCCCGCAGTTCGCCATATTTCAGCCCCATTCGTAGACATTCGGCCGTCTCCACCGACACCACTTTCCCAGACTTCATAGGATAAACCAGCAGCTGGGAAACAACTCCCACACGACTAAACTTTTTCTCTGGACgcgtatatttatatacaacacCGAGTCCTATCAGAGCAACTGCTGTGCCTGCAGCACATAATACTATTTGCCGATTTTGGCCGAAGATATTCACCAAAACCCCTTTGAAATCCATACTTAATTCTCGGCAGTAGTACAGTATCTACCCTTTGAAGTCCGAAACGTTTTATAACGCTCACGCTATCTGATGGAGTGTTTTTATTGCAGCCAATGAAAGGACCCGTTGCTACCAAGTAGTTTTAAAGGAGCCGTCCTCgctttttaaagtaaacatGTAATCAGACAATTTTCCAAGTACTGCTCACTGTGTACACGTTGTGAATTATCAGCAGGTTATTCCAAAGCAAATGTTTGCTGGTTACCTGATAGCTGAAACATTTTTCTTGGCACTGATAGTTTACATTATAAAGCCTGCTTTTAAACCCTGTCCCCACAAAACACctgtccctggtgaaaaaaacagcatatgctggttggtatgttttgatgctggtttaagctggtcttttgctggtttttgctgatcatgttgctggtcaaggaccagcatgaaacagcaaaggaccagcttaaaccagcatcaaaacatacctaccagcatatgctgtttttttcaccaggagTCACTCAGACCACTTTTTACTTTTCCATCTAAtagctaaaaataaacatttaaagagatagttcacccaaaaatgtacattctgtcataatatactcaccctcaagttgtgcCAAATAAATCTGTAAGAGTTTcgttcttctgttgaacacaaaagaacatattctgaagaatgtgggtaaccgaAAAGACTCTGGTCCCtgttttcttattctttttttttcttcttctcttccTTTGGAAATCAACTGGGCAGTGGGGATCAGCAACTGTCTGGTCatctcatttttcaaaatatcttcagcaggaaaaaaaacaacaactcagGAACAAGTTTCAAAACAACTAAAGGGAACCccggtattaagacttgtatggcttaatataacgtaaatgatgtctcctAATTAAATATGTAGTGAAACCCCATGAACGGTTTATgttatacaggtgcatctcaataaattagaatgttgtggaaaagttcatttatttcagtaattcaactcaaattgtgaaacttgtgtattaaataaattcaacgcacacagactgaagtagtttaggCTTTGGTTcatttaattgtgatgattttggctcacatttaattaacaaaaacccaccaacaaatctctcaacaaattagaatacttaagaccaattaaaaaaaacatttttagtgaatacgttggccttctggaaagtatgtcatttgctgtatatgtactcagtacttggtaggggctccttttgctttaattactgtcTCAATT
Above is a genomic segment from Labeo rohita strain BAU-BD-2019 chromosome 17, IGBB_LRoh.1.0, whole genome shotgun sequence containing:
- the marc1 gene encoding mitochondrial amidoxime-reducing component 1, yielding MDFKGVLVNIFGQNRQIVLCAAGTAVALIGLGVVYKYTRPEKKFSRVGVVSQLLVYPMKSGKVVSVETAECLRMGLKYGELRDRHWLVITEDGHMVTGRQQPRLVLVTLSCEGGQLCLNGPEMEELRVPLNQPNNPVVPCRVFSRDVEGRDCGDDVSNWLTRYLESDKTVRLVHFEPHLKPQKPFEKDPLFPKDEKVAYPDAAPIMLMSESSVRDLNTRLDKDVTIYQFRPSIVVSDCEAFTEDTWDHIQIGKVELKRVVGCGRCVLTTVDPETGVITRKEPLDTLKTYRLTDPNQKTAPILGQYYTVKKTGVLHVGETVYKISY